From the Mycobacteriales bacterium genome, the window TAGAGCACGAACCGACCGTCGATGTTGTATCTCTCGCGGAAGCCGTCCGGGTCGTACTTCTGCGGAACGTCGACGCCACAACCGATTTCGGCGTGCGGCGCGAGCGGCTTGACGATGCGGTGGGCGAGTTCGTGTTCCGGCTTCGACTGGAAGAACAAGCCGGCGACGCCGGTCAGCACCGGCTGGAAGAGTTCGAGGCGCGCGTAGGGCTCGTCGTGCAGGCAGGTCCACAGCAGGCTGCGGTCCGGCGCCACCTGCGAACAGGCGAAGGTCACCCAGAACGGGTAGGGCGTGAAGACGAGCGCCCGGTAGTCGTCGGAGTGGTCGAGCAGGTAGTGGAAAAGTTCCGGCACCCGCATCCCGGAGTTCATCCAGCGTTGCTGCTGGGTGATCGACAGTTCCGCTCCGGAGACGATGGCGTGTTCCAGGACGCCGCGCTCGGCGATGTCCTCCATGACGACCGGGAACCGGCGTACGGCGAGGCCGTCCTCCTCGGCGAGTCCGGCGGGAAGCTCGTTCCGCCACGAGAAGTGGTCCTTCGCGCACGTCGTGAGGATCTCGACGTCCCATCCCCTGGCCTTGAGCCCCTGCGCGATCTCGGCCATCACGATCTCCGCGCCGCCGACCATGCCGGGCCCGAATCGGGCGGGCACCAGGCCGATGCGGCCGCGCCGTTCCAGCTCCGGAGCACCCTGCTGGGTCGTCGGCTCGCTCATACCACGCTCACCCCGGGCAGCACGTCGAACTTCGGTCGCATGTACAACACCCCGTCGCCGATGGTGTCGGTGAAGACCTTGAACGACGTGACCCGGTCGAGCCGGTGGTATTCGGGACCGAGATCGGGGTGGACGGCGACCGTGATGAAGTAGTGGCCCTCGACCATGGGTATCTCGTCGAAGTTGAAGCGGACGACCCGGCGTCCGGAGATCGGCTCCAGCGGGATGCGCAGGATCTTCGTATTGGTGCCGTAGACCGTGAGGTCGAGATGGTTGGAGATCAGCACGCCGGCGATCCAGTCGGCGGTGGGATCGTTCGCGGTCACCTCGAACTCGACGCCGAGCGGCTCGCCCGGCTCGAACCGCGACTTCGGCGTACCGTCGCCGTCGGTCACGGTGACGTTGCTGATCTCGAGCCGACCATGGTGCTCGGTCGGTGCCTCGACCGCGTCCTGCTGGTCGAACTTGTCGCGGAAGGCGCGGATCGCCTCGACCGGTGAGCCGTTCACCACGGTCTTTCCGTGATCGAGCATGATCACCCGGTCGCAGAGCTGCCGGACCTGGTCGAGCCCGTGGGTGACGAAGACGATGGTCCGCCCGTCGCGCTGGAACTGCTTGATCTGCTCCATGCACTTGCGCTGGTAGGGCTCGTCGCCGACGGCGAGCACCTCGTCGACGAGCAGGATCTCGGGGTCGACGTGGACGGCGACCGCGAACGCCAGCCGGACGTACATGCCGCTGGAGTAGAACTTCACCTGCGTGTCGATGAACTGCTCGATGCCGGAGAAGTCGACGATCTGGTCGAAGTACTTGTCGATCTGCACCTTGGACAGGCCGAGGATCGACGCGTTGAGGTAGACGTTCTCGCGGCCGGTGAGGTCGCCGTGGAAGCCCGCGCCGAGTTCGAGCAGCGCGGCGAGCCGGCCGCGGCGCTGCACCGCGCCGCTCGTCGGCGTGAGGATGCCGCCGATGATCTTGAGCAGGGTGCTCTTGCCCGAGCCGTTCGCGCCGATCAGGCCGAGCGTCTCGCCGGCGGTGACGTCGCAGGAGACGTCGCGCAGCGCCCAGAATTCGTCGGTCATCTTGCGCGAGCGGCGGAAGTTGACCATCCGCTCCTTGAGCGACTTGTCCTTGTGGATCCGGAATCGCTTCGACACGTCGTCGACCCGGATGACGACGGGACTGCCGCGTCCGGTCGAGCCGGTGGTGTTGGCGATTGTGGCGGGCATCATGCTCACAGCTCCTGGGCGAAGTTACCTTGCGAACGGGCGAAGACCCGCTGCGCCAGCCACACCAGCACGAGGCAGACGAGGATCAACACACCGAGCCGCCCGTAGAGGTTGCCCGAGTAGTAGAACGGCGCTCCCTTCGGGGTGAGCCCACCCGGCCACAGCGCGCGCTGGAAGGACAGCACCACGTTGGTCATCGGGTTGGCCATGTAGACCTCGAAGAGGAAGTGGTGGCTGGCGGCCAGGTGGTCCTTGACCTTGGTCCAGTCATAGACGATCGGCGTCATCCAGAACCACAACAGCAGACCGACCTCGACCAGGTAGGTCATATCGCGCAGAAAGACGTTGGCGGAGGCCAATACCAGGCCGAGCGCGGTGGCGAAAAGGATGGTCAGGACGAGCGCCACCGGGATCAACAGCAGGTTGATCGGCCGGGGCCACGTCCAGGTGACCAGATAGGCGGCGAGCAGCACCGTGACCTGCAGACAGAAGTTGATCAGCGCGGCACCGACCACCGACAGCGGGAACAACTCCCGCGGGAAGTAGACCTTGTTGATCAGGCCCGCGTTGCCGACGATCGAGCCGGTGCAGCCGCCGATGATGTCGGTGAACAGCGTCCAGGCGAGCAGGCCGGTAAAGAGATAGACACCGAAGCTCGGGATTACCTTGGCGCTACCGAGGAAGTAGCCGATGGCGACCG encodes:
- a CDS encoding glycosyltransferase family 4 protein — translated: MSEPTTQQGAPELERRGRIGLVPARFGPGMVGGAEIVMAEIAQGLKARGWDVEILTTCAKDHFSWRNELPAGLAEEDGLAVRRFPVVMEDIAERGVLEHAIVSGAELSITQQQRWMNSGMRVPELFHYLLDHSDDYRALVFTPYPFWVTFACSQVAPDRSLLWTCLHDEPYARLELFQPVLTGVAGLFFQSKPEHELAHRIVKPLAPHAEIGCGVDVPQKYDPDGFRERYNIDGRFVLYSGRREGAKGWPDLLTNFAGAVGRYDIPFKLVTMGAGPIDAPPEIADRVVDVGFLSNDERDNAFAAADAYLQPGRWEAFSRTIMEAWLAGTPVIANNSSEVVRWHCGRSGAGLTYDDQHEFEQCLAFVSEAPDAAAALARSGRDYVLAHYTWDAVLDRFEAGLGEWTRP
- a CDS encoding ABC transporter ATP-binding protein gives rise to the protein MMPATIANTTGSTGRGSPVVIRVDDVSKRFRIHKDKSLKERMVNFRRSRKMTDEFWALRDVSCDVTAGETLGLIGANGSGKSTLLKIIGGILTPTSGAVQRRGRLAALLELGAGFHGDLTGRENVYLNASILGLSKVQIDKYFDQIVDFSGIEQFIDTQVKFYSSGMYVRLAFAVAVHVDPEILLVDEVLAVGDEPYQRKCMEQIKQFQRDGRTIVFVTHGLDQVRQLCDRVIMLDHGKTVVNGSPVEAIRAFRDKFDQQDAVEAPTEHHGRLEISNVTVTDGDGTPKSRFEPGEPLGVEFEVTANDPTADWIAGVLISNHLDLTVYGTNTKILRIPLEPISGRRVVRFNFDEIPMVEGHYFITVAVHPDLGPEYHRLDRVTSFKVFTDTIGDGVLYMRPKFDVLPGVSVV
- a CDS encoding ABC transporter permease, with product MSAEPDTTTSSFQYLHGAPPGHESVTVGELPLEEVNAPTRFFGGFWTTAREIYAFRELLGQLVRKELKVKYKDSVLGFFWTLLRPLLQLVVYSVAIGYFLGSAKVIPSFGVYLFTGLLAWTLFTDIIGGCTGSIVGNAGLINKVYFPRELFPLSVVGAALINFCLQVTVLLAAYLVTWTWPRPINLLLIPVALVLTILFATALGLVLASANVFLRDMTYLVEVGLLLWFWMTPIVYDWTKVKDHLAASHHFLFEVYMANPMTNVVLSFQRALWPGGLTPKGAPFYYSGNLYGRLGVLILVCLVLVWLAQRVFARSQGNFAQEL